A single genomic interval of Portunus trituberculatus isolate SZX2019 chromosome 41, ASM1759143v1, whole genome shotgun sequence harbors:
- the LOC123516788 gene encoding uncharacterized protein LOC123516788, giving the protein MAVGSSNAFVFITDAAITERRKKPVHPANIPSWLVCWTGRLDAILCLASPSREGQTSASLFTLPCQYTLPCSDRLGSVARMRAWKSVAVVWLESRNTYKRIMVMDEDMKCGVWIASKMRLEEWMLFLLESVLIMLCRSGLQYEETPPGVTPTSPRFASVSLACQQQL; this is encoded by the exons ATGGCTGTTGGGAGTTCAAATGCTTTTGTG tttatcACAGATGCTGCCATTACTGAACGCAGAAAGAAACCAGTGCATCCTGCCAACATTCCATCCTGGCTCGTATGTTGGACTGGGAGACTAGATGCCATCCTCTGCCTCGCTTCACCTTCCAGGGAGGGACAGACTTCTGCCTCACTCTTCACTCTGCCCTGCCAATACACGCTGCCATGCTCTG ATCGGCTGGGAAGTgtagcaaggatgagagcgtgGAAGagcgtggcggtggtgtggcTCGAGTCAAGAAATACTTACAAAAGGATTATGGTAATGGATGAAG ACatgaagtgtggtgtgtggatAGCCAGCAAAATGCGTTTGGAGGAGTGGATGCTGTTTCTTCTTGAAAGTGTGCTG ATTATGTTGTGTCGAAGTGGCTTACAATATGAAGAAACGCCACCAGGAGTTACTCCGACAAGCCCAAGATTCGCATCTGTGAGTTTAGCATGTCAACAACAACTGTGA
- the LOC123516703 gene encoding LOW QUALITY PROTEIN: uncharacterized protein LOC123516703 (The sequence of the model RefSeq protein was modified relative to this genomic sequence to represent the inferred CDS: deleted 2 bases in 1 codon), protein MKTSPLRLFPLVVLLLLCLSVRRGIAENVGSLHDTSLSVETPSGGGRGGAGEASGDQVNRLQKADPGEDSNGELAAALLPKPEALQGSLSTRPAGQATPRGAHQTLHGQSFGRTTPSCALCSRERNLCRIISGIFTRSPLPYGYSLVTPVPAGVCNLTITEMKPSKNYFALRRSDGTYILNGNWDIKTAGEYEAGGTTFIYTPGSEEHGERLSAPGPLREPVDFMLISQSPNPGIEYEYRVPLPEYGGNPSAVGLPGAARPGVGSRPVPGVPVVPGVSGLPGLPASSVVPSQGQRRPFQSSPNLSSRTPSYGTRNPGQGSVFPFGSGGGGRPLDTFMPLTPVLQPVVGPSSGFNSSSMSIYPAIHTAAWPRVLLAHREGGRLTSAYPRARQWMQLPELQAESGVISRGQPITPLTPSRTGPIPRPWRPGLSSPERGRASPVPGSPFLQGQPFPKGTAGNTVSSIGVGKGLPGREREVIVSSENSGRDGRLLTSSRDGGRQTLYKATNHHRVQSGKATTAAPVSTHRTRHRHGLQGTQSRTKVPGKASQFPTFDPDVQLTQPKASVQPTTNATDSATASRSRGEGEGRHRHRHKQNGARRPGKNRRKDRTRLRVQRGRFQWAEKGLTPCSRPCGGGNQTAILSCERKRNKKVVADRRCSHLPRPDARFVLCNLNPCPASWVPGEWGPCSVTCGMGVQIRPTVCQRVVSPTLTLTVPDGTCRSPPTVTTSQVCEMGPCMSTSPTWETGPWTNCSAPCGLGTRSRQVTCIVEGLAVVDDRCSLGARPVREEVCDMGSCATNTWFFSAWSEQCSEPCGAGVQTRRVHCLAGDTQTSCPASERPDATRPCTGLSGCGGQWFVGSWGECSEPCGVGRETRPVLCVLHVQTRWKVVGDSQCHGTERPQDNRECNVQPCLPVWYTSSWSQCSTSCGGGIQRREVTCLDLHLHASPDCDNATKPDARRPCHLHACSDDAPRLVHAPAAGEGVPGNPESPVAFFSTEEDEGTEGRPETSPGTSGDFRHTGEAGREATEMTQAERHEAEKEKEEEENIDNLRAVTVEEEEEEEEEEEEEEEEEEEEEDNELVEETAEDNLGNLSEGDAQGDESFADEGEEEEEEEEELVQREEEEQEHEEEQKRRKRKRKKERKKDRRVKESEGASSASNSNRRITAVSQKPLCIDRIKNCHLVFRARLCRLKYYNKLCCRTCTST, encoded by the exons GTGAGAAGAGGTATAGCTGAAAATGTGGGCAGCTTGCACGACACATCGCTATCCGTCGAGACGCCCTCTGGTGGCGGACGCGGAGGGGCGGGCGAGGCGAGTGGCGATCAGGTGAACAGACTGCAGAAGGCTGACCCGGGCGAGGACAGCAATGGCGAG CTTGCGGCGGCCTTACTGCCCAAACCAGAAGCCCTGCAGGGATCCCTCAGCACCCGTCCAGCCGGTCAGGCCACTCCCAGGGGCGCCCACCAAACGCTCCATGGACAGAGTTTCGGCAGGACCACGCCCTCTTGTGCTCTCTGTTCCAGGGAGCGGAATCTGTGCAGAATCATTTCAG GCATCTTCACCCGCTCTCCACTGCCCTACGGCTACTCCCTGGTGACCCCTGTGCCTGCAGGAGTGTGTAACCTCACCATCACTGAGATGAAGCCTTCCAAAAACTActtcg CATTGCGACGTTCTGACGGGACGTACATACTGAACGGAAACTGGGACATCAAAACAGCCGGCGAGTATGAGGCGGGTGGTACCACCTTCATCTACACACCAGGCAGCGAGGAGCACGGCGAGCGGCTCTCAGCACCAGGCCCGCTAAGGGAACCTGTTGATTTTATG TTGATCTCACAGAGCCCCAACCCGGGCATCGAGTATGAGTACCGCGTGCCGCTGCCGGAATACGGCGGGAACCCGTCAGCAGTGGGCCTCCCTGGCGCAGCGAGACCCGGTGTAGGGAGCAGACCGGTGCCGGGAGTGCCAGTAGTGCCAGGAGTGTCAGGTCTGCCAGGACTGCCTGCCAGCAGCGTGGTACCCAGTCAAGGACAACGTCGACCCTTCCAGAGCAGCCCTAACCTGTCTTCCAGAACTCCCAGCTATGGCACCAGGAATCCTGGACAGGGGTCAGTGTTCCCATtcggtagtggcggtggtgggcggCCCTTAGACACCTTCATGCCCCTGACGCCTGTGCTGCAGCCAGTGGTGGGGCCTTCCTCCGGATTTAACTCCAGCAGCATGTCGATATATCCCGCAATCCACACAGCAGCTTGGCCACGAGTCCTGCTGGCACACCGAGAAGGTGGCCGCCTTACCTCGGCGTACCCCAGGGCTCGCCAATGGATGCAGCTTCCAGAACTCCAGGCAGAATCC GGCGTGATTTCCCGCGGCCAGCCCATCACGCCGCTCACTCCCTCACGCACAGGGCCCATCCCTCGTCCCTGGAGGCCCGGCCTCAGCTCCCCAGAGAGGGGGCGTGCCTCGCCAGTCCCAGGGAGTCCATTTCTGCAGGGTCAGCCCTTCCCAAAGGGCACTGCAGGCAACACGGTGTCGTCCATAGGTGTAGGGAAAGGATTGCCGGGGCGTGAGAGGGAAGTGATTGTCAGCTCCGAGAACAGCGGCAGGGACGGAAGACTCCTGACATCCTCGAGGGACGGCGGGAGACAGACACTGTATAAGGCTACTAACCACCACAGGGTGCAGTCAGGCAAGGCCACCACCGCAGCGCCTGTGTCCACCCACAGAACCCGCCACCGACACGGCCTTCAAGGGACTCAAA GCAGAACCAAAGTGCCAGGGAAGGCTTCACAGTTCCCCACTTTCGACCCTGATGTGCAGCTGACTCAACCCAAGGCTTCCGTGCAGCCCACTACTAATGCCACG GACTCCGCTACGGCCTCGAGAagcagaggtgaaggagaaggccgtcaccgccaccgccacaaaCAGAACGGAGCGAGGAGACCCGGCAAGAACAGGCGCAAGGACAGGACGCGTCTACGGGTGCAAAGAGGCAGGTTCCAGTGGGCTGAGAAGGGCCTTACTCCGTGCTCCAGACCCTGCGGTGGAG GCAACCAGACAGCGATCTTGTcatgtgagaggaaaaggaacaagaaggtgGTAGCGGACCGTCGCTGTTCCCACCTACCACGTCCTGATGCTCGCTTCGTCCTGTGCAACCTGAACCCATGTCCTGCATC GTGGGTGCCGGGCGAGTGGGGCCCGTGCAGCGTGACGTGTGGCATGGGGGTGCAGATTCGCCCCACAGTGTGTCAGCGTGTGGTTTCTCCTACCCTCACACTCACAGTTCCTGATGGGACCTGCCGTTCCCCGCCCACTGTCACCACCTCGCAG GTGTGTGAGATGGGACCCTGCATGAGCACCAGCCCAACGTGGGAGACGGGACCGTGGACTAACTGTTCAGCGCCATGTGGTCTGGGTACCCGATCCAGGCAGGTGACGTGCATCGTGGAGGGCCTGGCTGTGGTTGATGACCGCTGTAGCCTCGGCGCTCGGCCCGtgagggaggaggtgtgtgACATGGGCTCTTGCGCCACCAACACCTGGTTCTTTTCTGCTTGGTCTGAACAG TGCTCGGAGCCATGCGGGGCGGGTGTCCAGACAAGAAGAGTGCACTGCCTGGCAGGTGACACCCAGACGTCTTGCCCTGCATCGGAACGACCTGACGCCACCAGACCGTGTACAGGGCTGAGTGGCTGCGGCGGTCAGTGGTTTGTAG GCTCGTGGGGTGAATGCAGTGAGCCGTGCGGTGTTGGGCGGGAGACGCGGCCCGTGCTGTGCGTCCTCCACGTGCAGACGCGGTGGAAGGTGGTGGGCGACTCGCAATGCCATGGAACCGAGAGGCCTCAGGACAACAGGGAGTGCAACGTTCAGCCATGTTTGCCTGTTTGGTACACCTCAAGCTGgtcgcag TGTTCTACGTCATGTGGTGGTGGAATACAGCGGCGCGAGGTCACCTGTCTAGACCTGCACCTTCACGCCTCTCCTGACTGCGACAACGCCACCAAACCCGACGCCCGCCGCCCCTGCCACCTCCACGCCTGCTCTGATGATGCCCCGCGCCTCGTCCACGCCCCAGCAGCAGGTGAAGGCGTCCCAGGCAATCCGGAGTCCCCAGTAGCGTTCTTCTCCACTGAGGAAGACGAGGGCACAGAAGGAAGGCCTGAAA CATCGCCGGGAACCTCAGGAGACTTCAGACACACGGGGGAGGCTGGCAGGGAGGCAACAGAAATGACACAGGCCGAGAGACATGAggcggaaaaggaaaaggaggaggaggagaatatagaTAATTTAAGGgcagtaacggtggaggaggaagaggaggaggaggaagaagaagaagaggaagaggaggaggaggaagaagaggaagacaacgaGTTAGTGGAGGAGACAGCTGAAGACAACCTCGGTAATCTTTCCGAAGGAGATGCACAAGGTGACGAGTCCTTTGCtgatgaaggggaagaagaagaggaagaggaagaggaactggtgcagcgtgaggaggaggagcaggagcacgaagaagagcagaagagaaggaagaggaagaggaagaaggaacggAAGAAGgacaggagagtgaaggagagtgaaggagcaTCGTCAGctagtaacagtaatagaagGATAACTGCCGTCTCTCAGAAGCCAT TGTGCATTGACCGCATCAAGAACTGCCACCTGGTGTTCCGTGCTCGCCTCTGCCGCCTCAAGTACTACAACAAACTGTGCTGCAGAACTTGTACCTCCACCtga